The sequence below is a genomic window from Liolophura sinensis isolate JHLJ2023 chromosome 2, CUHK_Ljap_v2, whole genome shotgun sequence.
aaggaaataaatgtccAAAACGTGCTTCCCTGCCAGTCAGACAGAACAtggatataaacaaatataatgttCCTGGAAAAAAGAGATCAGACAATACTGAaggttttaaagtttaaaaggaATATCCAAACCAATAACACCAAATCCTTTCAGTAATGAGTCAAAGGGTTATAATGTGGATAAGCCTTATAGGCATTAGTTTGGCATGAACCTTGAAAAGATGCCTACTGGATTTTTTTTGCAGCAAAGTCAATGACAAGATCACTAAAGTCCAGCTTTCTCACTAGAACACTCTCAATAGACATGAGAGTCAAATGGTTCAGTCTTTCCTGTCCCATTGTGGATCTGAGCCTGTTCTTAACTATTCTAAGTTTGGAGAATGATCGTTCACCACTTGCATCCGTGACAGGAAATGTCAGGTAAAGCCAGAATGCAATATCCACATTTGGGAAGATGTCCTACAGGTTCTCCCTAGTGAACTGTAAAGGCAATGGAGCAGATGTGATGCCTTTACCAcgaataaaatctttaaactgGACAATCTCCTCCACAAAGTCCATCTCCAGGTCACCTGAATATTTACTTTGGAGATGAGATGCTTTGTTTCTCAGCTCTGGAACAGTAACATCAGAAAAAATTGTTCAGGAAGCCAAAAGTGTTGTTGAGGTTATCATATGCAGCATACCTGCGATCGATTTCAGAAAGTAGTTTGTCAACAACCACCAAAAACACTGGTGGAGAACTTTTGTCGAGCTGATAACTCAACCTCCGAGGTGGCGCTTTCTccaaaaaaagctttttttttttggtctttgaGTGCTAACTCTGTAAACCTGTGAAACTGTTGGAGACAACTCCTTTGCTTGAGACTCAAAACTATCAAACTGATCTCTCAGACTTCCAATGTAGTCCCGCAAGGATCCTACCAAATCCACAGCTTTACACAAGTCCAGTTCCACAGACTGCAAAGCTACATTTGCTTTTTCAAAGCGCTGCAGAATGTAATGCCACAATGTGCACAAAAAGGCTGTTTCAAGCTTGTCCATTTCTTTGTCAAGTGACCTTGATTCATTTCTTGTTGTTGCATTTTGGTTTGTGTCATTAACAATGTTCTTTTTGAATGTTTGCATAGTTAATGCCTATGTGGCATCTGCATGTGCAGCCCATTTAGTGTTAGAAAGAGACTTCAATGTTTCAATGCGCTTGTTTGCATTAGGCTGCAGTCCATCTGTCACCACCTTCCACCTTGCTGTAGACTTAGAGCAGAAGTTAAATAGGTTTTGCACAAACCGGAAAAAAATCAGCTGTCTCAAAACAGCAGTTAATACTATTTACTCCGACCAAATTCAGGGTATGTGCAACACATGGAATCCATTCAACTAGGGGGTTAATTTCTTCTATGCGTTCTTGTAGTCGTTTATATACTTTATACCAGACATGTTGGTAGCATTATCATAGCATTGCCCCCTGCAGTTTACAATGTCAatccccatctcttccaaaacCTTGAGTACAGACTCACATAAAGCTTCCCCAGTACGACTTTCAATAGGTAGAAACTTCAGAAAGCGTTCCTGAGAGTGTCATTCAGGTGACACATATCTTAACACAAATGTTAGCTGATCAACATGTGCCACATCTGGCGTGGAGTCAACACTGATGGAGAAGTATTTCGCCATTTTTACTTCACTGACTATTTCTGATAGAACATGATCACCCATCAGCTGAATAAACTCCTCACATGTTTTGGAAGAAAGATATGAGGGTGTCCCTGCACCtgcatttacatatttttctatgtgAGACTTCAAAAAGGGATCAAACTCGCTGATTAACTCCAGAATACCTAGATAATTCCCATTATCAGTTCGGCCAAAAATGTCACTGGAGCCTCTAAGAGCGAGTCCTCTCTCTGCCAAAAACTTGACAACAGACACAAATCTTCTCAACACTTCAGTCCAATAAGCACACTCCGATTCAAATTGTTTCTGCAGTTCTCTGTCTATCCTTCCGCTGGCTGTTGCAAGTGCAATATACGTCAGCATTGCTTTTCGGTGATGTTCGCTgttttcatgctctttcatGCGTTCTGATGGGTGCTTCCAGTCACTGAAACCCGTTTCAAAGCATGAGTGACAATTAGCATCGCTGAAAATGCGACACAGCTCCGGAGGATGGAGAGTAAAGCAGCCACTGTCTTTGGATGTACTCACCATTTGCGAGCTTACGTTTAAAGTGCGATCTGGAGAAGAGCCGAATCTGATGTTTGTACACCCGTTCCGATGCTTGAAAGCTAGCATTCATATTTTGACAGTTCCCTGGTCCTTGCTCAGACCAGTAAGCCCTCAAGGAATCGTCAGTTTTCCCCCAATGCGCAGGATCAGTGCTGTATGGATTATCAATGGTCATGGTTCCATCTGCTGAAGTTCCATCTGGCGACGTTATATCTGGCGAAGTTACATCTGGCGACGTTACATCTGGCGAAGTTACATCTGGCGCCCCTGATTCCGTAGGTGCCAGATCAGCCATCGATTCAGCCACAGTTAAAGGTTCTCGCGGGACCGTAGTGCTAGTGTTAGCAGCAACACTAACGTTTTCAGGAACGGAGAGGAACGATGGTTCTGTTCCATCTCCGCTAAGAGGTTTAAAAAAGCCCATCAGCTTGGGCGTTTTCTTTATCACCTCTTTGCCGCgatcttctttttctttcttttctgcGCTCCACTGTCATATTTTCTGTTGTCCGCCATCGTGAGAAAATATTCACTGATGCTCCTCCTAATGCGTAAGATGCGTCAAACTTGGACAAATAAGAATCAAGTATTCATGATAGAGGTTTGTCAAAGCAAATTAGAACATTTTTCAGTGTCAAAATCCTCTGTGTTAAAATCAAGGCATTCTCACACTATtcattcacaaaaatataaaacaacattCGAGGCCCTTAAAGCGCCGGGGCCCTTGGCTGGAGCCCCGGTAAGCCCCTCCCAAAGTCCGTGCTTGCTGCAGAGTGTTTATGTATTAGTGCTCTCATGTGTGGCAGAAAAAATACTGTGTTGCTATAGATATGCTGTACTGAGAATTCAACTTAATCTGTTGTCTAGAAAATATTTGCGACTGTCGAGAAATAACCTACATATTGCATGGTTTAATAGGCGAGGTTCCACTTCTCATAGTTACGTCATAGTCGATgtcgtgtaacaagggaggtaatttagAGCAATTCTGTTGTAAACACGGCTGGGTGGCGACGTCACAAGA
It includes:
- the LOC135462558 gene encoding zinc finger MYM-type protein 1-like codes for the protein MVSTSKDSGCFTLHPPELCRIFSDANCHSCFETGFSDWKHPSERMKEHENSEHHRKAMLTYIALATASGRIDRELQKQFESECAYWTEVLRRFVSVVKFLAERGLALRGSSDIFGRTDNGNYLGILELISEFDPFLKSHIEKYVNAGAGTPSYLSSKTCEEFIQLMGDHVLSEIVSEVKMAKYFSISVDSTPDVAHVDQLTFVLRYVSPE